A single window of Candidatus Glassbacteria bacterium DNA harbors:
- a CDS encoding amidohydrolase family protein: YPATSTGLRVLFPPWSMAGGTDSLYARLDDPVQKEKIAGAIAFALINDRGGDDPMNVVIASCSHDPALEGKNLRQIMDQRGIEPTIANTAELVIALERQGGASCVYHCLNEDDIARIMSHPAVMHASDGTVMEFGRGVPHPRSYGTFPRVLGHYVRKKGVIALEEAVRKMTSLPAQRAGLLERGVIRPGAAADLVLFDPDRIIDTATFVEPHRYPLGIERVIVNGRTVFDGREMTAERPGAVLRRTGRGVVALDAGSTSGSRLY; encoded by the coding sequence CTACCCTGCCACCAGCACGGGCCTGCGGGTTCTGTTCCCGCCCTGGTCGATGGCCGGCGGCACGGACAGTCTCTACGCCCGTCTGGACGACCCGGTGCAGAAAGAGAAAATCGCCGGGGCGATCGCCTTCGCCCTGATCAACGACCGCGGCGGCGACGACCCGATGAATGTCGTGATCGCCTCCTGCAGCCACGATCCGGCCCTGGAGGGTAAAAACCTGCGCCAGATCATGGACCAGCGCGGGATCGAGCCGACAATCGCCAACACCGCCGAACTGGTGATCGCTCTCGAGCGCCAGGGCGGGGCCTCCTGCGTCTATCACTGCCTGAACGAGGACGATATTGCGCGGATCATGAGCCACCCGGCGGTGATGCACGCATCCGACGGCACGGTGATGGAATTCGGCCGCGGCGTGCCCCACCCCCGCAGCTACGGAACGTTCCCGCGGGTACTGGGCCATTACGTGCGCAAAAAAGGCGTGATCGCTCTGGAAGAGGCCGTGCGCAAGATGACCTCCCTGCCCGCCCAGCGAGCCGGGCTGCTCGAACGCGGAGTGATCCGTCCCGGCGCCGCCGCCGACCTGGTCCTCTTCGACCCGGACCGGATAATCGACACCGCCACCTTTGTCGAGCCGCACCGGTATCCGCTGGGTATCGAGCGCGTGATTGTCAACGGCCGCACCGTGTTTGACGGCCGGGAAATGACTGCCGAACGTCCGGGTGCCGTCCTGAGGAGAACCGGCCGGGGAGTGGTCGCCTTGGATGCTGGCAGTACGAGCGGCAGCCGATTATATTGA